The Micromonospora sp. WMMD961 genome has a segment encoding these proteins:
- a CDS encoding lysophospholipid acyltransferase family protein — MPLLYTIGKLTVAPTLRLAFRPTVEGLEHVPETGGAIFAGNHLSVADELFLGTVVPRHLAFWAKSEYFKGAGVKGAISKFVLTGLGAIPVERAGGRAALSAFDAAIPALRGGDLVVVYPEGTRSPDGKLYRGRTGAARLAIAAGVPIIPVGMIGTDKAQPIGARVPRPGTAKITVRFGKPLDFSGRPDDRTSLRQMTDEMMSEIQKLTGQEYVPRYAPPRAHPDPTRDA, encoded by the coding sequence GTGCCCCTGCTCTACACCATCGGCAAGCTGACCGTGGCGCCCACGCTGCGGCTAGCGTTCCGCCCGACCGTGGAGGGTCTGGAACACGTGCCGGAGACCGGCGGCGCGATCTTCGCCGGCAACCACCTCTCGGTGGCCGACGAGCTGTTCCTCGGCACGGTCGTGCCCCGACACCTGGCGTTCTGGGCCAAATCGGAGTATTTCAAGGGCGCCGGGGTGAAGGGCGCGATCTCCAAGTTCGTCCTCACCGGCCTGGGCGCCATTCCCGTCGAGCGGGCCGGCGGCCGCGCCGCGCTGTCGGCGTTCGACGCGGCGATCCCGGCGCTCAGGGGCGGTGACCTGGTGGTGGTCTACCCGGAGGGCACCCGATCGCCGGACGGCAAGCTCTACCGAGGGCGGACCGGCGCGGCCCGGCTGGCGATCGCCGCCGGGGTGCCGATCATCCCGGTCGGCATGATCGGCACGGACAAGGCGCAGCCGATCGGCGCCCGAGTGCCCCGGCCCGGCACTGCCAAGATCACCGTGCGGTTCGGCAAGCCGCTGGACTTCAGCGGCCGGCCGGACGACCGCACCTCGCTGCGGCAGATGACCGACGAGATGATGAGCGAGATCCAGAAGCTCACCGGTCAGGAGTACGTCCCCCGCTACGCCCCGCCCCGCGCCCACCCGGACCCGACCCGCGACGCCTGA
- a CDS encoding acyltransferase codes for MRSLRYDEFQAMRRFPALDGLRAVAAIMVFAFHYGGPSWKWLTGWIGVHLFFVLSGFLITTLLLREEHRYGKVSLRAFYLRRFFRIMPVYLLVLFLTWALARLNGTGDAVERVMAYYLLLLNDFMPADAPYLHSWTIGIEQKFYLFWPAIAFVLVTAVFRRRLAVTAGLIVFLIALIPPDIAWLSWPIHYVAILFGCLVAVVMHHPRGFALFRPLTHPATATAAILLFVAFHWTVQYWPIRFGQEALIGTYAAAAAMLLPALLSRSVLARGLGLRPLVFVGERSYSMYLIQSIAARAAIGVLPALGRRSTGVFLGTVVVALIAADVLYRWVELPMIEMGRRFAARVTRRGPSGGDGTTSTAPATEDIQIPRPRAVLADTAPAARG; via the coding sequence GTGCGTTCGCTTCGGTACGACGAGTTCCAGGCCATGCGTCGGTTCCCCGCCCTGGACGGGCTACGGGCGGTCGCCGCGATCATGGTCTTCGCCTTCCACTACGGCGGCCCGTCCTGGAAGTGGTTGACCGGGTGGATCGGCGTACACCTGTTCTTCGTGCTCTCCGGCTTTCTGATCACGACCTTGCTGCTACGCGAGGAGCACCGGTACGGCAAGGTCTCGCTGCGGGCGTTCTACCTGCGGCGGTTCTTCCGGATCATGCCGGTCTACCTGCTGGTGCTCTTCCTGACCTGGGCGCTGGCCCGGCTCAACGGCACCGGCGACGCGGTCGAGCGTGTGATGGCGTACTACCTGCTCCTGCTCAACGACTTCATGCCCGCGGACGCCCCCTACCTGCACTCCTGGACGATCGGGATCGAGCAGAAGTTCTACCTGTTCTGGCCGGCGATCGCGTTCGTGCTGGTGACCGCGGTCTTCCGCCGCCGGCTGGCGGTCACCGCCGGTCTGATCGTGTTCCTGATCGCACTGATCCCGCCGGACATCGCCTGGCTGAGCTGGCCGATCCACTACGTGGCCATCCTGTTCGGCTGCCTGGTCGCGGTGGTCATGCACCATCCGCGGGGCTTCGCCCTGTTCCGGCCGCTGACCCACCCGGCGACGGCGACCGCGGCGATCCTGCTCTTCGTCGCGTTCCACTGGACCGTGCAGTACTGGCCGATCCGGTTCGGGCAGGAGGCGCTGATCGGCACCTACGCCGCCGCTGCCGCGATGCTGCTGCCGGCTCTGCTCTCGCGCAGCGTGCTCGCCCGTGGGCTGGGGCTGCGTCCGCTGGTCTTCGTCGGTGAGCGGTCGTACTCGATGTATCTGATCCAGTCCATCGCGGCACGGGCCGCGATCGGGGTGCTGCCGGCGCTGGGGCGTCGCAGCACCGGCGTCTTCCTGGGCACCGTGGTGGTGGCGTTGATCGCCGCGGACGTGCTCTACCGCTGGGTCGAACTCCCCATGATCGAGATGGGCCGTCGGTTCGCCGCCCGGGTGACCCGGCGCGGGCCGAGCGGCGGCGACGGCACGACGTCGACCGCGCCCGCCACCGAGGACATCCAGATCCCCCGCCCGCGGGCGGTGCTGGCCGACACCGCCCCGGCGGCGCGCGGCTGA
- a CDS encoding VOC family protein, which produces MANGGNRPIAPVRKLIGTVLGTVATFVVLFGLGMTSWAIVALGVALLVLAIALATVRGGGRTWVVGVGHVHSASEPPTQYAFGRCELQLVIDAPGLPPRSKKIIEPRVPVSKWPSLGQTLPIRVALDDQRHVKVLWDEVPTHAETAAAVADLPPEFADADAMDEVLIQQDAPPWADRAPDDDFRDDFRDPHGDPFRDPHGDPFRDPHGPDSVRTDPLRPDPLRSDPLRSDPLRSEARRDDPGVASGEREPVVVHQTPGGPVLEGVVVGQQAAGLPRRATPAPRTAPEERFDEPGTDRYDLPQEDRSTPPAADPVEPHPAQRSDPASAQRSDPPPAQWSGPGTTDPMDPLDLPLDDPSPARAGSTTVTDEELDQAIFGFDAASAADPTAPISGVGLTLLVTDLSRSLGFYRDVLGFSEVDQGAHNAVLASGTTRLVLREVTGAAPISRRLVHVNLEVNDIEAAYERLRESGVRFTYAPRVVNRGTKLEVWAAAFRDPDGHGIALTQWRERADA; this is translated from the coding sequence GTGGCGAATGGCGGGAACCGGCCCATCGCGCCGGTACGCAAACTGATCGGCACGGTGCTGGGCACCGTGGCCACCTTCGTCGTCCTCTTCGGGCTGGGCATGACCAGTTGGGCCATCGTGGCTCTCGGGGTCGCCCTGCTGGTGCTGGCCATCGCACTGGCGACCGTACGCGGCGGCGGGCGCACCTGGGTGGTCGGCGTGGGGCACGTGCACAGCGCCTCCGAACCACCCACCCAGTACGCGTTCGGCCGCTGTGAACTCCAGCTGGTCATCGACGCGCCCGGCCTGCCGCCGCGGTCCAAGAAGATCATCGAACCGCGGGTGCCGGTGTCCAAGTGGCCGTCGCTGGGCCAGACCCTGCCGATCCGGGTCGCGTTGGACGACCAGCGGCACGTCAAGGTCCTCTGGGACGAGGTGCCGACCCACGCCGAGACCGCTGCCGCCGTCGCCGACCTCCCACCGGAGTTCGCCGACGCCGACGCCATGGACGAGGTGCTGATCCAGCAGGATGCCCCGCCGTGGGCCGACCGCGCCCCGGACGACGACTTCCGCGACGACTTCCGCGACCCGCACGGCGACCCTTTCCGCGACCCGCACGGCGACCCTTTCCGGGACCCGCACGGCCCCGATTCAGTGCGCACCGATCCCCTGCGCCCGGATCCCCTGCGCTCGGATCCCCTCCGCTCGGATCCCCTCCGCTCCGAGGCCCGGCGCGACGACCCGGGCGTGGCGTCCGGGGAGCGCGAGCCCGTGGTGGTGCACCAGACTCCGGGCGGCCCGGTGTTGGAGGGCGTCGTCGTCGGACAGCAGGCCGCCGGGCTACCCCGGCGGGCCACCCCGGCGCCGCGGACGGCCCCTGAGGAACGCTTCGACGAGCCCGGCACCGACCGGTACGACCTCCCGCAGGAGGACCGGTCGACCCCACCCGCTGCGGACCCGGTGGAGCCGCACCCCGCCCAGCGCTCCGACCCGGCCAGCGCCCAGCGCTCCGACCCGCCACCCGCGCAGTGGTCCGGACCGGGCACGACCGACCCGATGGATCCACTCGACCTCCCGCTGGACGATCCCTCCCCGGCCCGTGCGGGCAGCACGACCGTGACCGACGAGGAACTCGACCAGGCGATCTTCGGGTTCGACGCGGCATCGGCCGCGGATCCGACCGCGCCGATCAGCGGGGTCGGGCTCACCCTGCTGGTGACCGACCTGTCCCGGTCGCTCGGCTTCTACCGCGACGTGCTCGGCTTCAGCGAGGTCGACCAGGGTGCCCACAACGCCGTACTCGCCTCCGGCACGACCCGACTCGTCCTCCGGGAGGTGACCGGGGCGGCACCGATCAGCCGCCGGTTGGTGCACGTCAACCTCGAGGTGAACGACATCGAAGCAGCGTACGAGCGGCTCCGCGAATCAGGCGTTCGCTTCACGTACGCGCCCCGGGTGGTCAACCGGGGCACCAAGCTGGAGGTGTGGGCGGCGGCGTTCCGTGACCCCGACGGCCACGGCATCGCCCTCACCCAGTGGCGTGAACGCGCCGACGCCTGA
- the ndk gene encoding nucleoside-diphosphate kinase: MSSNSPDERSLVLIKPDAVRRGLVGEVLSRFERKGLRIDAMVHRTMDAALADEHYAEHVDKAFYPPLKDFMTGGPLVALVLSGDQVIDVVRGLVGATDGRKAAAGTIRGDLSLSNRENLVHASDSPDSAKREIALWFPELG; encoded by the coding sequence GTGTCCAGCAACAGCCCGGATGAGCGCAGCCTCGTTCTGATCAAGCCCGACGCGGTCCGCCGCGGCCTGGTCGGCGAGGTCCTCTCCCGCTTCGAGCGCAAGGGGCTGCGGATCGACGCGATGGTGCACCGCACGATGGACGCGGCGCTCGCCGACGAGCACTACGCCGAGCACGTCGACAAGGCGTTCTACCCGCCGTTGAAGGACTTCATGACCGGCGGTCCGCTGGTCGCCTTGGTGCTCTCCGGCGACCAGGTCATCGACGTGGTCCGCGGGCTGGTCGGTGCCACCGACGGCAGGAAGGCCGCCGCCGGCACCATCCGGGGAGACCTGTCGCTGTCCAACCGGGAGAACCTGGTGCACGCCTCCGACTCTCCGGACAGCGCCAAGCGCGAGATCGCGCTCTGGTTCCCCGAGCTGGGCTGA
- the ileS gene encoding isoleucine--tRNA ligase produces the protein MAYPLHDPTAAGVPASPDLPAVERRVLEHWTADKTFEASVEARPAGDDGKNEYVFYDGPPFANGLPHYGHLFTGYVKDVVPRYQTMRGRHVERRFGWDCHGLPAEVVAEKQLGITSKAEIIDLGVARFNEACRTSVLEFTQDWERYINRQARWVDFANDYKTLDLDYMESVMWAFKTLHDKGLIYEGFRVLAYCWRCETPLSNTETRMDDVYRDRHDPTLSVWFGLTADESAPELVRGPVKLGVWTTTPWTLPSNLALAVGPDIEYAVLERDGQRYVVGAARLAAYAKELEGYEQVGTVYGRDLVGRRYTPLFDFLVERAGDNAYQVLGAEFVTTEDGTGIVHLAPAFGEDDQNVCNAAGIPTIVTVDDHTRFTALVPPYQGEQVFDVNKPVIRELKDRGVVLKQDTYTHSYPHCWRCDTPLVYKAVSSWFVAVTQFRDRMVELNQEINWTPGHIKDGSFGKWLANARDWSISRNRFWGSPIPVWKSDDPNYPRLDVYGSLADIERDFGVRLTDLHRPAVDDLVRPNPDDPTGQSMMRRVPEVLDCWFESGSMPFAQVHYPFENADWFEHHYPGDFIVEYIGQTRGWFYTMHVLATALFDRPAFRNCLSHGILLGSDGRKMSKSLRNYPDVYHVFDSYGSDAMRWMLMSSPVLRGGDMAVTETLIRDAVRQVLLPLWNVWYFFTLYANADGHQARRRTDSTHLLDRYVLAKTNELVSTVGAQMDAYDISGACATVRSYLDALTNWYVRRSRDRFWSGDVNAFDTLWTVLETLCRVVAPLAPLTAEEIWRGLTGERSVHLTDWPEATEFPADHDLVAAMDATRAVASAALSLRKAKGLRVRLPLAKLTVASPAAEQLRPFADLVSDEVNVKVVEFSAELSTYCEQVLTVVPRALGPRVGKQVQQVIKAVKAGEWELVDGAPVAAGVTLAEGEYELRLVAADAEHSAPLPGGEGVVVLDTDVTPELAAEGLARDVVRVVQQARRDADLDVSDRIVVSVSASDEVRAAVSAYLDFVSGEVLADSVDFAEGLDGFAGEVGEGEQVTVTVRRS, from the coding sequence ATGGCCTATCCGTTGCACGACCCGACCGCCGCCGGTGTCCCGGCGAGCCCGGACCTGCCCGCGGTCGAGCGCCGGGTGCTGGAGCACTGGACGGCCGACAAGACCTTCGAGGCGTCGGTCGAGGCCCGCCCGGCCGGCGACGACGGCAAGAACGAGTACGTCTTCTACGACGGCCCGCCGTTCGCCAACGGCCTGCCGCACTACGGTCACCTCTTCACCGGCTACGTCAAGGACGTGGTGCCGCGCTACCAGACCATGCGCGGCCGGCACGTCGAGCGCCGCTTCGGCTGGGACTGCCACGGCCTGCCCGCCGAGGTGGTGGCGGAGAAGCAGCTCGGCATCACCAGCAAGGCGGAGATCATCGACCTGGGCGTGGCCCGGTTCAACGAGGCCTGCCGTACCTCGGTGCTGGAGTTCACCCAGGACTGGGAGCGGTACATCAACCGGCAGGCCCGCTGGGTCGACTTCGCCAACGACTACAAGACCCTCGACCTGGACTACATGGAAAGCGTCATGTGGGCCTTCAAGACCCTGCACGACAAGGGTCTGATCTACGAGGGCTTCCGGGTGCTGGCGTACTGCTGGCGGTGCGAGACGCCGCTGTCGAACACCGAGACCCGGATGGACGACGTCTACCGGGACCGGCACGACCCCACCCTGTCGGTGTGGTTCGGGCTGACCGCCGACGAGTCCGCCCCGGAGCTGGTGCGCGGGCCGGTCAAGCTGGGTGTCTGGACCACCACGCCGTGGACCCTGCCGTCGAACCTGGCGCTCGCCGTCGGGCCCGACATCGAGTACGCGGTGCTGGAGCGCGACGGCCAGCGTTACGTCGTGGGGGCGGCGCGGCTGGCCGCGTACGCCAAGGAGTTGGAGGGCTACGAGCAGGTCGGCACGGTGTACGGCCGGGACCTGGTCGGCCGCCGCTACACGCCGCTGTTCGACTTCCTCGTCGAACGGGCCGGCGACAACGCCTACCAGGTGCTGGGCGCGGAGTTCGTCACGACCGAGGACGGCACCGGGATCGTGCACCTGGCGCCGGCGTTCGGCGAGGACGACCAGAACGTCTGCAACGCCGCCGGCATCCCCACCATCGTCACGGTCGACGACCACACCCGGTTCACCGCGCTGGTCCCGCCCTACCAGGGTGAGCAGGTCTTCGACGTCAACAAGCCGGTGATCCGGGAGCTGAAGGACCGGGGGGTGGTGCTCAAGCAGGACACCTACACCCACTCGTACCCGCACTGCTGGCGCTGCGACACCCCGCTGGTCTACAAGGCGGTGTCGTCGTGGTTCGTCGCGGTCACCCAGTTCCGGGACCGGATGGTCGAGCTGAACCAGGAGATCAACTGGACGCCCGGGCACATCAAGGACGGCTCGTTCGGCAAGTGGCTGGCCAATGCCCGGGACTGGTCGATCAGCCGTAACCGGTTCTGGGGCTCGCCGATCCCGGTGTGGAAGTCCGACGACCCGAACTACCCGCGCCTGGACGTCTACGGCTCGCTGGCCGACATCGAGCGGGACTTCGGGGTGCGTCTCACCGACCTGCACCGGCCGGCGGTGGACGACCTGGTCCGCCCCAACCCGGACGACCCGACCGGTCAGTCGATGATGCGCCGGGTGCCGGAGGTGCTGGACTGCTGGTTCGAGTCCGGGTCGATGCCGTTCGCCCAGGTGCACTACCCGTTCGAGAACGCGGACTGGTTCGAGCACCACTACCCGGGTGACTTCATCGTCGAGTACATCGGGCAGACCCGCGGCTGGTTCTACACGATGCACGTGCTGGCCACCGCGCTGTTCGACCGGCCGGCGTTCCGCAACTGCCTGAGCCACGGCATCCTGCTCGGCTCGGACGGGCGCAAGATGTCCAAGAGCCTGCGCAACTACCCGGACGTCTACCACGTCTTCGACTCGTACGGCTCGGACGCGATGCGGTGGATGCTGATGTCCTCGCCGGTGCTGCGCGGCGGTGACATGGCGGTGACCGAGACGCTCATCCGCGACGCGGTCCGGCAGGTGCTGCTGCCGCTGTGGAACGTCTGGTACTTCTTCACGCTCTACGCCAACGCCGACGGGCACCAGGCCCGCCGTCGTACCGACTCGACGCACCTGCTGGACCGGTACGTGCTGGCGAAGACGAACGAGCTGGTGAGCACTGTCGGCGCGCAGATGGACGCGTACGACATCTCCGGCGCCTGCGCGACGGTCCGGTCCTACCTGGACGCGCTGACCAACTGGTACGTGCGCCGCTCCCGGGACCGCTTCTGGTCCGGTGACGTCAACGCGTTCGACACGCTCTGGACCGTGTTGGAGACGCTCTGCCGGGTGGTGGCGCCGCTCGCGCCGCTGACCGCGGAGGAGATCTGGCGCGGCCTGACCGGAGAGCGTTCGGTGCACCTGACCGACTGGCCGGAGGCGACCGAGTTCCCGGCCGACCACGACCTCGTCGCCGCGATGGATGCCACCCGGGCGGTTGCCTCGGCGGCGCTGTCGCTGCGGAAGGCAAAGGGTCTGCGGGTGCGGCTGCCGCTGGCCAAGCTGACCGTGGCCTCGCCGGCGGCGGAGCAGTTGCGCCCGTTCGCCGACCTGGTCAGCGACGAGGTCAACGTGAAGGTCGTGGAATTCAGCGCGGAGCTGTCCACGTACTGCGAGCAGGTATTGACGGTGGTACCCCGGGCGCTCGGCCCGCGGGTCGGCAAGCAGGTGCAGCAGGTGATCAAGGCGGTCAAGGCGGGCGAGTGGGAGCTGGTCGACGGCGCCCCGGTGGCCGCTGGCGTCACCCTCGCCGAGGGCGAGTACGAGCTGCGCCTGGTCGCCGCCGACGCCGAGCACTCCGCGCCGCTGCCCGGCGGCGAGGGAGTGGTGGTGCTGGACACCGACGTCACCCCGGAGCTGGCCGCCGAGGGGCTGGCCCGCGACGTGGTGCGGGTGGTCCAGCAGGCCCGACGGGACGCCGACCTGGACGTGTCGGACCGGATCGTGGTGTCGGTGTCGGCCTCCGACGAGGTGCGCGCCGCCGTGTCGGCGTACCTCGACTTCGTCTCCGGCGAGGTGCTGGCCGATTCGGTGGACTTCGCCGAGGGACTCGACGGCTTCGCCGGTGAGGTCGGCGAGGGCGAGCAGGTCACGGTCACCGTTCGCCGGTCATAG